The following is a genomic window from Micrococcus cohnii.
GCCTACGAGTCCCCGGACGGCGGGTACCGCGTGCTGGTGGACCGGATGTGGCCGCGCGGCGTGGCGAAGGCTGACGCTGAGCTCGACGAGCGGTGCCAGGACGTCGCGCCCTCGGCCGACCTGCGCCGCTGGTTCGACCACGACCCCGCAAAATGGGCCGAGTTCCGCCGCCGATACCGACACGAGCTCTCCCTGGACGCGGCCGACGCCGAGGACGGGGCGCCCAGCCGGGACGCGGCCGAGGACCTGCTCGAACGGTGGCGTCGCAGTGGCGAGCAGGAGCTGGTGCTGGTCTACGGGACCAAAGACGAAGACCACAACCACGCGCTCGTGCTCGCAGAGGCACTCGAGGCGCTGCGCTGAGCGCCTTCGGGTGAACGCAGCGCGAGGGTGGGTTAACGTCTGGGGTGTGACCGAGACCATGAACTCTGCTCCGCATCCGTCCGCTGCCCCACGCCGTGCCGTCGTCACGGGTGCCAGCGCCGGCATCGGGCGGGCGACCGCGCTCGAGCTGGCTCGGCGCGGTTGGCACGTCTACGCCGTGGGGCGGCGGAGCGAGCGCCTCGACGAGCTCGCCGCCCAGACCGCCGACGAACAGGCGCCCGGCGCCGTCGTGCCCGCACCGCTCGACGTCACGGACGCCGCGGCGGTCGAAGCGCTCGCCGGCCGCGTGGCCGCCGAAGGCGGCGTCGACGCGCTCGTGAACATCGCCGGCGGAGCCCGAGGCACCGAGCACGTCGCGGCCGGGGACACCGAGAACTGGGAGTGGATGTACCGCGCGAACGTCCTGGGCACCCTGACGATGTGCCGGGCGTTCCTGCCCATGCTGCGCGCGCACGGCCGGGGCAGCGTACTCAACCTGACCTCGACCGCGGCCATCGTCGCCTACGAGGGAGGCGCCGGGTACAACGCGGCCAAGATGGGCCAGCACGGACTCACCGCCGCGCTGTGCCTGGAGGAGGCCGAGCACGATGTCCGGGTGATCGAGGTGCTGCCCGGCATGGTCCACACCGAGGAGTTCTCGCTGCGCCGGCTCGGCGGGGACGCGGCCGCCGCCGACAAGGTCTACGCGGGCGTTGAGAAGCCGCTCACGGCCGAGGACGTCGCCGAGGTGTGCGTCCATGCGCTCGAGCTGCCGCACCACGTGAACCTGGACCAGATCGTGATGCGGCCGCTCGCCCAGGCAGCCCAGCACAAGGTGATCCGGCGCTGAGCCGACGATCGACGAGACGACACAGAGGAGCGCTTTGACGACCACCCCGGACAGGACGGCGCACACACGCGAGGCTGCGGACACCGCCGACGTCCCCGCGCAGCTGCGACGGGCCACCGCACGGACGCGTCAGCAGAGGCGGCGACGCGAGCACGAACGGCGCATCACCGACCCGCGTGGCCGGCTGGGCGTCGCCGTGCTCACCGGCCTCGGATACGGCGCCCTCTCCGTGCTCCCGATCGGCCGGCTTTCCCATGGCCGCACCGCGATGAGCGTGGGCGGGTCTGTGGCGGGGCTCTTCGGTGTGGGCGTGGTCAGGTCCCTCAGTCGGGCCCCCGAGCTCTCCTGCAGCGAGCGGTGGCGGCGCGGCGGCACGGGCCTGAGCGTCGGCGGCGCGCTGGGCGCCTTTGTCGGTGCGTCGACCTGGTGCTCGCTGAGGACCGACGCCTGGCTCGAGCGCACCGCGCTTCGTCTCGGCGCCCGACGCCCCCGGCTCTGGGTCGGTGCCCTCGGCGGGGTGCTGGCCGCCGCGACGGACTTCGTCGAGCGCACACCCCGTCCCGTCGATGACGATCAGGACGCGGCCTCGGCAGATGAACCCGCTCGGAGCCGAGCGAGGGCATCCACTACACTGTGGGACACAGGCGTGGACCCGGCCATCACCGGTGAGCCTCCGGAAGAACAGGCAGCGCCTCAGTAGACCCGGACGGGGGAGCCCGTCACAGCTCTCATGAAGCGGTCGTCCGGCGCTTCCCCGACGTGCACGGCGGCAAGCAAGGTGGTACCGCGCCGCGGCAGGCCCCCGGGTCTGTCCAGCAGCGTCCTTGCAGGAATCGATGGAGCCCTCGACCGCTAGGAACCGCCGTGTACCCCCTCGCCTCGTCCGACCCCGCCGGCCGCACGCCCGCCTCCCCGCGCTTCCCCGAGATCGAGGAGCGCATCCTGAAGTACTGGGACGAGGACGGCACCTTCCAAGCGTCGGTCGACGCCCGCCCCACCCACCACGAGGATGGCACCCCCAACGAGTTCGTCTTCTACGACGGACCGCCCTTCGCCAACGGTCTGCCGCACTACGGCCACTTGCTGACCGGCTACGTCAAGGACCTCGTCGCCCGGTACCAGACCCAGCAGGGTCGTCGCGTGGAGCGCCGCTTCGGCTGGGACACCCACGGTCTGCCGGCCGAGCTCGAGGCGATGAAACAGCTGGGCATGACCGACAAGGCCCAGATCGAGCAGATGGGCATCGACCGGTTCAACGAGGCGTGCCGCACCTCCGTGCTCAAGTACACGCACGAGTGGCAGGACTACGTCACCCGCCAGGCCCGCTGGGTGGACTTCGACAACGACTACAAGACCCTCACCTCGGACTACATGGAGTCCGTCCTGTGGGCCTTCTCGGCCCTGCACGAGAAGGGCCTGACCTACCGGGGCTTCCGTGTCCTTCCGTACTGCTGGAAGGACGAGACCCCGCTGTCCAATCACGAACTGCGCATGGACGACGACGTCTACCAGCAGCGCCAGGACCCCTCGGTCACCGTCGCCTTCCCGTTCACCGGGCGGGTGCACGAATCCGGCGGCGCGACCGCCGAGACCGCCCAGGCCCTCGCCGGCGTGCACGCGCTGGCCTGGACGACCACCCCGTGGACCCTGCCGACGAACCTCGCGCTCGCCGTCGGCCCCGAGATCCGTTATGTCGTGGTGCCCGCCGGCCCCGACGGGGCGTCCATGGGCGAGGACGGCGCGCGCTTCCTGCTCGCCGAGGACCTGCTCGCCGCGCACGTGAAGGATCTGGGGCACCCCGATGTGGAGTCCGCGCGTGCCGCCGTCGTCGCCACCTACACCGGGGCCGAACTGGCCGGACTGCGCTACGAGCCGCTGTTCACCTACTTCGCCGACGCCGAAGAGTACGGCACCCAGCACGCCTGGCAGATCCTCGTCGACGATTACGTCTCCACCGAGGACGGCACCGGCGTCGTCCACCAGGCTCCCGCCTACGGCGAGGACGACCAGCGCGTCTGCGAGGCCGCCGGCATCCCCGTCGTGCTCTCCGTGGACGACGGTGCGAGGTTCCTGCCCCTGTTCGGTCGGCCCGAGAACGGCGAGGGCAAGCTCGTCGAGATCGCCGGGGTGCAGGCGTTCGAGGCGAACATGACGATCGTGCGGGCCCTGCGGGCCGATGACCGCGTCTTCCGGGAGGCCTCCTACGAGCACTCCTACCCGCACTGCTGGCGGTGCCGCACGCCGCTGATCTACCGGGCCATCACGTCCTGGTACGTCTCGGTCACCGAGTTCAAGAACCGGATGCTCGAGTTGAACGAGGACATCACCTGGATCCCGGGCAACGTGAAGCACGGCCAGTTCGGCAAGTGGCTCGAGAACGCGCGCGACTGGTCGATCTCCCGCAACCGTTACTGGGGCACGCCGATTCCGGTCTGGGAGTCCGACCACCCGGACTTCCCCCGTCGGGAGGTCTATGGCTCGCTCGCCGAACTCGAGGAGGCCTTCGGGCGCCTGCCGGTCAACGCCGAGGGTGAGGTGGATCTGCACCGCCCGTGGATCGACGAGCTCACCCGTGCGCATCCGGATCCGGAGGCCGCCGCGGCCGGGGCCGTCATGCGCCGCGTCGAGGACGTGCTCGACGTGTGGTTCGACTCCGGCTCGATGCCGTACTCCCAGGTGCACTATCCGTTCGCGAATAAGGAGTGGTTCGACACCCACGCCCCGGCGGACTTCATCGTCGAGTACATCGGCCAGACGCGCGGCTGGTTCTACACGCTGCACATCCTCTCCACCGCCCTGTTCGACCGACCGGCCTTCTCGAACGTCATCAGCCACGGGATCGTCCTGGGCTCGGACGGACAGAAGATGTCCAAGTCGCTGCGCAACTACCCGGACGTCTCCGAGGTGCTCGACCGCGACGGCTCGGACGCGATGCGCTGGTTCCTGATGTCCAGCCCCATCCTGCGCGGCGGCAACCTGATCGTCACCGAGGAGGGCATCCGTGAGGGCGTCCGCCAGGTGCTGCTGCCGGCCTGGAACGCGTACCACTTCTTCACCCTGTACGCGAACACCGCGACGGCCGGCGGCGCCCGCCCCGAGGGGTACACGGCACGGACCCGGCACAGCGCCGAGGACCCGCTCGATCAGTACCTGCTGGCCACCACCGGCCGCATGCTGCGCGAGGTCAAGAGCTCCCTGGACGCCTACGAGGTCTCCGACGCCGCCGAGGCGTTGCGCCGCTACATGGACACGCTGACGAACTGGTACATCCGGCGCTCCCGCCAGCGGTTCTATGCCGAAGACGAAGCGGCCATGGACGTGCTGTACACGGCTCTCGAGGCGTTTGCCCGGGCCGGGGCACCGCTGATGCCGCTGATCGCCGAGGAGATCTGGCGCGGGCTCACCGGCGGCCGCTCGGTGCACCTGACTGACTACCCCGACGCGGACCTGTTCCCGCACGGGCCGCAGGCCGATGCGCTGCTCGAGCGCATGGACACGGTGCGCACGATCGCCTCCGTCGGCTCCTCGCTGCGCAAGGCCGCTCACCGCCGCGTGCGGCTGCCTCTGGCCGGCATGTCGGTCGTGGTGCCCGACGCGCAGGCGCTCGCCGGCACCTATGAGCGGATCATCGCCGACGAGCTGAACCTGAAGTCGGTGCAGCTGACCGAGCTGACGCCGGAGGCGGTGGCCGAGTACGGCATCGGCACGCAGGTGAAGCTGAACTTCCGGGCCCTGGGCAAGGCGTTCGGCAAACAGGTGCCGCTGATCAAGAAGGCTATCGACGCCGGCGAGCACAGCGAGACCGAGGCCGGCCTGCAGGTGCGCCTGGCCGACGGCGACACCGTCGTGCTCGACCCGGAGCTGTACGACGTGCACACCATTTCCAGCGGTGCGCCCGAGGGGACCGCCGTGGGCGTGCTGCCCGGCTCCGGGTTCCTCGTGCTGGACACCGAGGTGTCCGAGGAGCTCGCGGCCGAGGGCGTTGCCCGCGACGTGATCCGGGCGGTGCAGTCCGCACGCAAGGACGCCGGCCTGGATGTGTCCGACCGCATCCGAGCACACATCGCGACCTCGGGCCCCGTCGCTGAGGCCCTCGCCGCGCACACCGGGCTCATCGCTGCGGAGACCCTCGCCGACGCCGTCGAGGTCGTCGACGACGGCCGACCGGACGCCCGAGGCGACCTCGCCGACGACGCGAGCCGCGCGGTCACCGTGCGCGTCGAGGCCTCCGGCGCGGTCCAGGCCGAGGACGCGGAGGTGGACGCATGAGCGGGCCGGAGATGATCGACCCGTCGCAGGGCCACGTGGGCGCGCCGACCGACGTCGCGGGCGTCTACCGCGACCTGCTCGCCCGTGCCCCGGAGAACCGCATGGAGCCGCGCATGGAGCCGATGTGCCGGGTCCTGTCGCTGCTGGGGGAGCCGCAGCACGCGGCCCCGGTGATCCACCTGACCGGCACGAACGGCAAGACGTCGACGGCTCGCATGATCGAGGCGGTGCTGCGCAGTTACGGCCTGCGGACGGGCCGCTACACCTCGCCGCACCTGGAGCAGGTGACCGAGCGCATCAGCATCGACGGCGAACCGGTCTCGGAGGAGACGTTCGTGCGCATCTGGGCGGAGATCCTGCCGATGATCGAGGTCGTCGACGCCCAGCTCGAGGCCGACGGGCAGCCGCGTCTGACCTACTTCGAGGCCCTGACGACCCTCGCGTTCGCGGTCTTCGCGGACGAGCCGGTCGAAGTGCTCGTGCTCGAGGTCGGCCTCGGCGGCGTCACCGACGCGACGAACGTCGCCGACGCTGCGGTCAGCGTCGTCACCCCGATCTCCCTGGACCACACGGAGCTGCTGGGCGACACCGAGGCGCAGATCGCCGAGGAGAAAGCCGGGATCATCAAGCCCGGTGGCTTCCTCGTCTCGGCGGCACAGCAGACGGACGCCGCGCAGGTGCTGCTCGACGCGGCCCGCGCGGCGGACGTGCCGTTCCGGTTCCAGGGCGTCGAGTTCGGCGTCACCGGCCGCTCGCTGGCGGTCGGCGGACAGCAGATCTCGGTGCAGGGCTTGGCCGCGCACTACGACGAGCTAACGCTGCCGCTCTACGGTGAGCACCAGGCCCAGAACGCGGCGGTGGCGATCGCCGCGCTCGAGGCGTTCCTGGGCGGAGGCGAGCGTGAGCTCGAGATTGAGCTGCTGCGGGAGGGGCTGGCCCAGGTCGCCTCGCCGGGCCGGCTCGAGGTGCTGCGCACCGCGCCGACGGTGATCGTCGACGCCGCGCACAACCCCGACGGCGTGCGCGTGGCGGCGGAAGCCGTGAAGGAGTCGTTCGGGTTCACGCGACTGAGCCTTGTGGTCGGCGTTCTGGCCGAGAAGGACGCCCGGGGCATGCTCGCCGCGCTCTACCGCGAGTTCGGCGACCTTGTCGACGACGTCGCGCTCACCCAGTCCACGTCGCCGCGGGCGATCCCGGCGGGGGAGTTGGCCGCGCTCACCATCGACGCGGGCTGGCCGGAGGACGACGTCCACGCCACCGAGTCCGTCCCCGATGCGATCGAATGGGCGGTCAGCCGTGCCGAGTCCGTCGAGAACTCGGCTGATGCGCTGGCCTCCGGCACCGGCGGTGGCGTGCTCGTCATCGGCTCGATCACCCTGGCCGCCGACGTGCGTCAGCTGCTCGGTGCGCCGGCCGCGCCCGGCCCCGTGACGGTTGCCGCGCGCGGCGTCGACCCGGCGGATCTGCTCGGGGCGATCGGCGACGACGAGGACGATGACATCGACCAGGACGTGCTGGACACCCTGGATGACGATCCGGAGGTCGGACGATGAGCGAGCAGCAGAGCCGCCGGGACGCGCCGACGGGACCGACGAGCTTCGGAGCGGAGCCGTGGCGTCCGGCCCGCGAGACGAAGGCGCAGCGGCAGTGGCGGCCCGGCAGGCGCAGACTGCGCCGCTCGATCCAGGCCACCTTCTGCTCCTCGGTGCTGTGCCTGCAGGCGATCGTGCTGTTCTTCGTCGGCATGACGCTGTTCGGTCTGCACCGCGGCGAGCCCTCGGCCCCGTGGTTCCTGGCCGGATACACGGCCCTGGCCGTGATCGCCGTTCTGGCGTGCGCCGTGATTCGTCGTCCGCTCGGCATGGCGATCGGCTGGGGTGTGCAGGTGGTGATGATCTGCTCCGCGTGGTTCGAGTACTCGCTGTTCGTGATCGGCCCGCTGTTCGCTCTCACCTGGTGGTACGCCGTGGCGAAGGGTCGCGCGATGGATCAGGAGAACAAGCGCCGCGAGCGGCTCGAAGCCGAGTGGGATGCGGCTCACGGTTACACGGGCCCGGACGGCTACACCGGGCCGCAGGACGGCCAGTAGTCTGGCCGAGACAGGCGAGGCCCGGCCGCCGACCGTGGTGCCCTGGGCCCGACACACATCCGGCGGACGCGCGCCCGACAGCGGGCCGTTCCGGCCGAGAAGGAGGAACCGGACCATGACCCAGAACCGTGAGCAGACCCTCGTCCTCGTGAAGCCCGACGGCGTGCAGCGTGGCCTGACCGGACAGATCCTGGCGCGCATCGAGGCCAAGGGCTATGTCGTCGAGGACCTGAAGATGATCGTGCCCACCCGGGAAATGCTCACGCAGCATTACGCGGAGCACGAGGGCAAGCCGTTCTTCGAGCCGCTCGTCGAGTTCATGTCCTCCGGCCCGGTCGTCGCGGCCCGCGTCAGCGGCGACCGAGTTATCGAGGGCTTCCGCTCGCTGGCCGGGTCGACCGAGCCGACGACCGCCGCCCCGGGCACCATTCGCGGCGACCTCGGCCGCGACTGGGGCGAGAAGGTGCAGAAGAACCTCGTGCATGGTTCGGACTCGACGGAGTCGGCCGAGCGCGAGCTCGGCATCTGGTTCGGCTGATCGGGGCACGCCCCAGAGCCTGAGAGGGCCCGTCACCTCAGATGGTGACGGGCCCTCTCACTGTCGGTCTGAGCCGAGTGAATGCTGCGGGGTCACAGGCCCAGCATGCCGGGGCCGAACCGCAGCAGCAGCGAGACGAACACGATCGCCCAGGCCAGCACGATCGCTGGCCACGTCAGGTCTCGAACGAGCGTCCGCACCCGCGGCGACGCGGGCAGAACACCGTGTTGGAGATTGCGCGAGGTGGTGAGGAACAGCTGCAGGATCACCATCGCCCAGACGATCATGCAGTACAGGCAGAGCGTGGTGATCTGGTACACGGCCGCGTAGTAGAGCCAGGCGCAGAAGGCCAGCCCGAGCACCATCACGGCGTTCATCGTCAGCCAGTACCACCGGGCGAACCGGGCGCCGGCGAACAGGGACATGGCCACGCAGATCAGGATCGAGAACGCCACGACCCCGATGTACGTGTTCGGGAAGCCGAAGGTCTGCGCCTGCCACGACTGCATGACCCGGCCGCAGGACATCCACGGATTGAAGTCGCAGCTGGTGCGGTGGCTCGGATCCTCCGAGAGGATCGCGCGCTCGACGATGATCGCGAACGTCGCGGCGATCGAGATGAGTGAGCTGACCAGCAGCAGGGCCGCGTAGGGGACGCGTCGGACGCTCGCGCCGGGCGAGGCGGCGGGGGCAGAAGATGTCATGGGCCGCAGTCTAAGCGGGTGTGAGAGGATGAACGCGGTCTCGGCCCAGCCACACTGGGTGCGCGACCCGCCGATGCGCCCGCCTGGCCGACACTCCCGGCCGCGCGCACGGCGGTTCCGGGCCTCGCCGTCGCAACGTCGGCGGCCCCAACGCCCGGTTCAGCACAGGACTTGATTTGTGTCCGCCGCGTGGGCGGCGCACCCCGCCCGGTCTCCGGCAGGAGCCCGGGCGGGGGCAACGCGCGTCCCACGTTCGGACGGACCCGGACGTCGGCCGGCGACGAGTGTGGCGTCGCCCGTCGGCAGGAGGTGCTGCAATGGCAGCGGAGAACAGCAACGACCCGGCCGTGGCGGTCGATCCGACGGATCCGTTCGCGGTCCCCGAGAGCATCATGGAGACGCTGGCGGTCCCCGCTGAGCGGTCCTCTGCATCGGGGCAGGAGGCCGACGAGCACACCGACACTGCCGACGGCGACGGCGACGAGGACAACGGCGACTCTGCCGGGCGCGGACGCCGCCGTCGGCGCGGACGTGGGCGGGGCCGCTCCTCCCGAGGGGCTCGGCGCGGCGAGGACCAGGGCGAGGACGACGGCGACGAGGACGTCGCCCCGTCGGAACGGGACGACGCCGAGGAGGACACCGCTGAGCAGGGCGAGGACGCATCGGGTGACACCGTGCGGCGCCGTCGCCGCCGTCGCCGTCGCGGCTCGGAGGACATGGACCTGGTCGGCGGTGACGAGGGCGACCCGGAGGACACCGTCACCCGCGTGCGCTCACGTCGTCAGAAGCAGTCCGGGCCGGCGACCGTGCAGGGCGTCAAGGGCTCGACCCGGCTCGAGGCCAAACGCCAGCGCCGTCGCGAGTCGCGGGCGGGCGGTCGTCGTCGGCACGTGATCACGGAGGCCGAGTTCCTGGCCCGCCGCGAGTCCGTCGATCGCAAGATGCTCGTGCGTCAGCGCGACAAGCGCATCCAGATCGCCGTGCTCGAAGACGGCGTACTCGCCGAGCACTTCGTCTCGCACACCACGCAGGACTCGCTGATCGGCAACGTCTACCTGGGCAAGGTGCAGAACGTGCTGCCGTCGATGGAGGCCGCGTTCGTGGACATCGGGCGTGGCCGCAATGCCGTGCTGTACGCCGGTGAGGTCGACTGGGACGCCGCGAAGCTCGAGGGCAAGCCGAAGAAGATCGAGAACGCCCTGAAGTCCGGGGACAGCGTCCTCGTGCAGGTCACCAAGGACCCCGTCGGTCACAAGGGGGCCCGCCTGACCAGCCAGATCTCGCTGCCCGGCCGGTACCTCGTGTACGTGCCCGGCGGCTCCATGACGGGCATCTCCCGCAAGCTGCCCGACGTCGAGCGTTCACGTCTGAAGAAGGTCCTCAAGGACCACCTGCCGCAGGACGCCGGGGTCATCGTGCGCACGGCCGCGGAGGGCACCTCCGAGCAGGAGCTGATGAACGACATCAACCGTCTGCGCGTGCAGTGGGAGGGAATCCAGGAGAAGGCCCACTCCACCACGGTGCTCGCGCCGGAGCTGCTGTACGCCGAGCCGGACCTGACGATCAAAACGGTCCGTGACGTGTTCAACGAGGACTTCTCCGCGATGCTCGTGCAGGGCGATCAGACCTGGGACAACATCGAGGCGTACGTGATGTACGTGGCGCCGCATCTGCTCGAGCGTCTGCACCACTGGCAGCCGGAGGACCACGACGGCGAAGACCTGTACGCGACCCACCGGATCGACGAACAGCTGCACAAGGCCCTCGACCGCAAGGTGTACCTGCCCTCGGGCGGTTCGCTCGTGATCGATCGCACGGAGGCCATGACGGTCGTCGATGTGAACACGGGCAAGTTCACCGGCTCGGGCGGCAACCTCGAGGAGACCGTCACCAAGAACAACCTCGAAGCCGCGGAGGAGATCGTCCGTCAGCTGCGGCTGCGGGACATCGGCGGCATCATCGTCATCGACTTCATCGACATGGTGCTCGAGTCCAACCGCGACCTCGTGCTGCGCCGCATGCTGGAGTGCCTCGGTCGTGACCGGACCAAGCACCAGGTCGCCGAAGTGACCAGCTTGGGCCTGGTGCAGATGACCCGAAAGCGCATGGGCACCGGTCTCGTCGAGGTGTTCTCGGAGCCGTGCGAGCACTGCGGCGGACGCGGGCTGCTGATCCATGATGAGCCGATCGACCGGCATCGCGGCCATGGCCACCACGACGGAAAGCACGAGTCCGACGGGCGTCGCCGTCGTCGTCGCAAGGGTGCGGCAGGCGAGAGTTCCGATGCGGAGAAGACGGTGGACCGGCCGGACAGCGAGGAGGAGAAGCTGCGCCGTCAGCGGGCCGAGGCCGCGCGCGCCGCGTTGAAGTCCATCGCGAAGGCCTCCGGCAAGGTCGCCGACGACGCCGAGGCGTCCACGACGAATGACAGCCGTGCCGATCGCGGGGACGGTTCGCAGGGCGACGCTCAGCACGCCGAGGCATCGGGGGAGCCGGGCGCGGAAGAGCGCGGCGGCCCAGACGCGAGGCAGGAGGGCACGGACGACGAGAGCCCGCGGGCTGGTCGTCGCAAGCGCCGCGGACGCCGGCGCGGTCGTCGGCGCGAGCGCGTCGACGGCGCCGTCGAGGCTCGGGGTGCTGCGGACGCCGTGCATGCGGCGACTCAGGACCACGAGGATCACGAGGATCCGGCCCCCGCGGTCATCACCTTCGACGGCGAGCCGGTCGCCGTGCCGCGTCGCCGATCGCGGCGACGCGCCGAGTCCTCGGGTGCCGTCGCCGCGGCGCAGGACGCCGCGGTGCAGGAGGGCACGGTTCAGGGCGTTGCGTCGGTGCGTGCCGATCTGCAGGGGCAGGACGAGCGGGGACGCTCCGGCAGCGGCGAGGATGGGTCGTCCGGTGAACGGACCTCTCGCGGCGATCGTTCGCCCGCGACGCAGGAGCCGGTCGAGGCTGAGGCGCAGGCCCAGATGCGGGCACGCTTGAACGAGCTCGAGCAGGCCATCGAGAAGCAGAGCTCGCGTCGTCGCGGCCGCCGCGCCGCCTCGTCTGCGGGCGCCGGGGGTGAGATCCGTCGGGAGGAGGCGGCCGCGGCCTCCGGCACCAGCTTCACCGCCACGGCGTCTGCGGGGGCAGACCGACGTCCCGAGCCGGACGCCTCGGCGGCGCCGGTGATGCTGGGCGTCGGTGTTAAGGCCGAGGACATCGTCCGTCACGACTGAGGGGCGCCCGCGTCCTCGAGTCCGGGCCGGTTGGTCGTCGCCACGCCGTGGTGAAGACCATTTGGCCCGGTACACGCGATGGGCGTATGATGGTTACTCGGTGTTCACCGCCAGCAGGCTCCCGCATGTCCGCTCGCAGTCGCCCGTCCGGCGCAGTCGTGGGGCGGACCGTCGGATCCCGACGCGTCACGCGGTCGAGGTGCAGGCGAGAACACATTCCAATCCATGAAACGTCGAGAGAAGTGAGTCCCAAGTGGTGTACGCGATTGTCCGCGCTGGCGGCCGCCAGGAGAAGGTTTCCGTCGGGGACCTCGTTACCCTTGACCGCGTTCCCGCTGAGACCGGTGGCTCTGTCGAGCTGCCCGCTCTGATGCTGGTGGACGGGGACAAGGTCAAGGCTGGCGCCGATGCCGCCGGTGTGAAGGTGACCGCCGAGGTCGTCTCGCACTCGCGTGGCAAGAAGATCGTCATCCAGAAGTACAAGAACAAGACCGGCTACATCCGGCGCCAGGGCCACCGCTCTGAGCTGTCCACGGTCAAGATCACGGAGATCGCCTGATCGCTGTCCTCGGGACAGCCCGGCATCCACGCATCCGAGAGGTATAGGTAACAGCTAATGGCACATAAGAAGGCCGGCAGTTCCTCCAAGAACGGCCGCGACTCGAACCCGCAGTACCTGGGCGTCAAGCGTTACGGCGGCCAGACCGTCTCGGCCGGCGAGATTCTCGTCCGCCAGCGCGGCACCAAGTTCCACCCGGGTCACCACGTGGGCCGCGGCAAGGACGACACCCTGTTCGCCCTCTCCGCAGGCTCCGTGGCTTTCGGCGAGCGCCGTGGCCGCAAGGTCGTGGACATCGTCCCGGCCGCTGAGTGACCGTATTCTTCCTTCGGTGACAGCTCGCTCGTGGCCGACGCCGCATTGGAGCTGAACCGGCGCCCCGGCGGGGGCGGACGACGGGCAGCCTGCCTAGCAGGGGTCCGAGGCGTCCGCCCCCGCCGTCGGCGTATCCGGGGCCATGGCGCTCCCTCCGCCACCTCACCGCTGCGCACGACATCCACCTGACCCGATTCCTGGAGGTCT
Proteins encoded in this region:
- a CDS encoding DUF4233 domain-containing protein translates to MSEQQSRRDAPTGPTSFGAEPWRPARETKAQRQWRPGRRRLRRSIQATFCSSVLCLQAIVLFFVGMTLFGLHRGEPSAPWFLAGYTALAVIAVLACAVIRRPLGMAIGWGVQVVMICSAWFEYSLFVIGPLFALTWWYAVAKGRAMDQENKRRERLEAEWDAAHGYTGPDGYTGPQDGQ
- a CDS encoding SDR family oxidoreductase gives rise to the protein MNSAPHPSAAPRRAVVTGASAGIGRATALELARRGWHVYAVGRRSERLDELAAQTADEQAPGAVVPAPLDVTDAAAVEALAGRVAAEGGVDALVNIAGGARGTEHVAAGDTENWEWMYRANVLGTLTMCRAFLPMLRAHGRGSVLNLTSTAAIVAYEGGAGYNAAKMGQHGLTAALCLEEAEHDVRVIEVLPGMVHTEEFSLRRLGGDAAAADKVYAGVEKPLTAEDVAEVCVHALELPHHVNLDQIVMRPLAQAAQHKVIRR
- a CDS encoding bifunctional folylpolyglutamate synthase/dihydrofolate synthase, which gives rise to MSGPEMIDPSQGHVGAPTDVAGVYRDLLARAPENRMEPRMEPMCRVLSLLGEPQHAAPVIHLTGTNGKTSTARMIEAVLRSYGLRTGRYTSPHLEQVTERISIDGEPVSEETFVRIWAEILPMIEVVDAQLEADGQPRLTYFEALTTLAFAVFADEPVEVLVLEVGLGGVTDATNVADAAVSVVTPISLDHTELLGDTEAQIAEEKAGIIKPGGFLVSAAQQTDAAQVLLDAARAADVPFRFQGVEFGVTGRSLAVGGQQISVQGLAAHYDELTLPLYGEHQAQNAAVAIAALEAFLGGGERELEIELLREGLAQVASPGRLEVLRTAPTVIVDAAHNPDGVRVAAEAVKESFGFTRLSLVVGVLAEKDARGMLAALYREFGDLVDDVALTQSTSPRAIPAGELAALTIDAGWPEDDVHATESVPDAIEWAVSRAESVENSADALASGTGGGVLVIGSITLAADVRQLLGAPAAPGPVTVAARGVDPADLLGAIGDDEDDDIDQDVLDTLDDDPEVGR
- a CDS encoding DUF488 domain-containing protein, which encodes MSETSARSTRTQEAAHTGRIRVRRAYESPDGGYRVLVDRMWPRGVAKADAELDERCQDVAPSADLRRWFDHDPAKWAEFRRRYRHELSLDAADAEDGAPSRDAAEDLLERWRRSGEQELVLVYGTKDEDHNHALVLAEALEALR
- the ileS gene encoding isoleucine--tRNA ligase — encoded protein: MYPLASSDPAGRTPASPRFPEIEERILKYWDEDGTFQASVDARPTHHEDGTPNEFVFYDGPPFANGLPHYGHLLTGYVKDLVARYQTQQGRRVERRFGWDTHGLPAELEAMKQLGMTDKAQIEQMGIDRFNEACRTSVLKYTHEWQDYVTRQARWVDFDNDYKTLTSDYMESVLWAFSALHEKGLTYRGFRVLPYCWKDETPLSNHELRMDDDVYQQRQDPSVTVAFPFTGRVHESGGATAETAQALAGVHALAWTTTPWTLPTNLALAVGPEIRYVVVPAGPDGASMGEDGARFLLAEDLLAAHVKDLGHPDVESARAAVVATYTGAELAGLRYEPLFTYFADAEEYGTQHAWQILVDDYVSTEDGTGVVHQAPAYGEDDQRVCEAAGIPVVLSVDDGARFLPLFGRPENGEGKLVEIAGVQAFEANMTIVRALRADDRVFREASYEHSYPHCWRCRTPLIYRAITSWYVSVTEFKNRMLELNEDITWIPGNVKHGQFGKWLENARDWSISRNRYWGTPIPVWESDHPDFPRREVYGSLAELEEAFGRLPVNAEGEVDLHRPWIDELTRAHPDPEAAAAGAVMRRVEDVLDVWFDSGSMPYSQVHYPFANKEWFDTHAPADFIVEYIGQTRGWFYTLHILSTALFDRPAFSNVISHGIVLGSDGQKMSKSLRNYPDVSEVLDRDGSDAMRWFLMSSPILRGGNLIVTEEGIREGVRQVLLPAWNAYHFFTLYANTATAGGARPEGYTARTRHSAEDPLDQYLLATTGRMLREVKSSLDAYEVSDAAEALRRYMDTLTNWYIRRSRQRFYAEDEAAMDVLYTALEAFARAGAPLMPLIAEEIWRGLTGGRSVHLTDYPDADLFPHGPQADALLERMDTVRTIASVGSSLRKAAHRRVRLPLAGMSVVVPDAQALAGTYERIIADELNLKSVQLTELTPEAVAEYGIGTQVKLNFRALGKAFGKQVPLIKKAIDAGEHSETEAGLQVRLADGDTVVLDPELYDVHTISSGAPEGTAVGVLPGSGFLVLDTEVSEELAAEGVARDVIRAVQSARKDAGLDVSDRIRAHIATSGPVAEALAAHTGLIAAETLADAVEVVDDGRPDARGDLADDASRAVTVRVEASGAVQAEDAEVDA
- the ndk gene encoding nucleoside-diphosphate kinase, whose amino-acid sequence is MTQNREQTLVLVKPDGVQRGLTGQILARIEAKGYVVEDLKMIVPTREMLTQHYAEHEGKPFFEPLVEFMSSGPVVAARVSGDRVIEGFRSLAGSTEPTTAAPGTIRGDLGRDWGEKVQKNLVHGSDSTESAERELGIWFG